The following are encoded together in the Lathyrus oleraceus cultivar Zhongwan6 chromosome 3, CAAS_Psat_ZW6_1.0, whole genome shotgun sequence genome:
- the LOC127129636 gene encoding uncharacterized protein LOC127129636 — protein sequence MATQNSQCQEETRNNQRNIISSIKNLEVHMGQITQQIIGSRAQVSLASATVQNPRNHENVNVVTTKSQKVAKDEEEKATKDAHVIEVVLEVRENKKEEEAIPPVKLVEEKNKKEAKPVIKLPYPQRVTKKDPKYFEKFITMFKKLETNMPFFEALEKMPMYQKFMKEVIAKKRPIEDGSVTFNEKCSAISPGRRIPIKHKDPGFVTVPCSIKDKTFKKVLIDSGASVSLMPLSIYQRLGIGTVSETRTNLKFADHSIKNAYGIVEDVLVTIEEFSFPIDFMIIDIPEDEETHIILGRPFMQTSRCNFDIEHGTLTLKVYDDEITLNVLENMKLEVEKEYHYQVGMIRTNVKGQSNMPTSEKVSRRPSQLVSPPLATPSGKTSISILKAMRNKGKRHRGKDMEVGKDLWHKGVQISEKESFLVLKKKCNKVWKLKYPP from the coding sequence ATGGCAACTCAAAATTCCCAGTGTCAAGAAGAAACAAGAAATAATCAGAGGAACATTATTTCTTCTatcaaaaatcttgaagttcatATGGGTCAGATAACACAACAAATAATAGGTTCTCGAGCACAAGTTTCCCTAGCAAGTGCAACAGTACAAAATCCGAGAaatcatgagaatgttaatgttgtCACGACAAAAAGTCAGAAAGTTGCTAAAGATGAAGAAGAGAAGGCAACAAAGGATGCCCATGTCATAGAGGTAGTTCTGGAAGTGAGGGAAAATAAGAAAGAAGAAGAAGCTATACCACCAGTAAAGCTAgttgaagagaaaaataaaaaagaggcTAAACCAGTGATTAAGTTACCttaccctcagagagtgacaaagaaggatcCAAAATACTTTGAGAAATTCATCACAATGTTCAAAAAGTTAGAGACCAATATGCCTTTCTTTGAAGCACTCGAGAAAATGCCCATGTACCAAAAATTTATGAAAGAGGTAATCGCTAAGAAGAGACCAATAGAAGATGGGTCAGTAACCTTTAATGAAAAATGTAGTGCAATATCACCAGGTAGGAGAATCCCAATAAAGCACAAGGATCCTGGATTTGTCACAGTCCCATGCTCTATAAAAGACAAAACTTTCAAGAAGGTACTAATTGATTCTGGAGCCAGTGTGAGTCTAATGCCATTGTCAATCTACCAAAGGCTTGGTATTGGAACTGTCAGTGAAACAAGGACAAATCTGAAATTTGCAGATCACTCCATAAAGAATGCATATGGGATAGTGGAAGACGTATTGGTGACAATAGAGGAATTTAGTTTTCCTATTGATTTTATGATCATAGACATACCCGAGGATGAAGAGACACATATCATTCTTGGTCGACCATTCAtgcagacaagtcgatgcaatTTCGACATAGAGCACGGTACACTAACTTTAAAagtttatgatgatgaaataaccTTGAATGTTCTTGAAAATATGAAGCTAGAGGTAGAAAAAGAATATCACTATCAAGTAGGCATGATCAGGACAAATGTGAAAGGCCAAAGTAACATGCCAACATCAGAAAAAGTCTCAAGAAGGCCATCTCAACTAGTATCACCTCCATTAGCAACCCCGAGTGGAAAAACTTCTATTTCCATTCTAAAAGCCATGAGAAATAAGGGAAAGCGACATCGAGGTAAGGATATGGAAGTTGGAAAGGACTTATGGCACAAAGGAGTCCAAATCTCTGAAAAAGAAAGTTTCTTAGTTTTGAAAAAGAAGTGCAACAAGGTGTGGAAGCTGAAGTACCCCCCATAA
- the LOC127129637 gene encoding endoplasmic reticulum chaperone BiP-like: protein MSLLTVGESHRGTVANIETYDVSRFRNRVHEFVHMDAMIKSYVELIGFGHDLEKKITRYGFLSCGHLRLFLAMIIVNFKNEEKCFAVEEISVMILTKMKEIADKFLESKVKDAVIIMPAYFNDSQRKATKDAGAIVDSKSHAFIARLFNGNDICLSINPDEVVAYGEVVQAALLTDDIKFRLIKAWCFTQVPEHELVEMAADGLDYSIRKKLDIQYLRDMAQLADRKTLKEGRLQFGEKPKASMQVDVDSFQTKENHYTEPVEILMMEATDGFDMDVEKVEQIPSIADVEI from the exons ATGTCTTTGCTCACTGTGGGTGAATCGCATAGAGGCACAGTTGCAAACATAGaaacttat GATGTTTCTAGGTTTCGAAATCGTGTCCACGAATTTGTTCACATGGACGCGATGATTAAATCTTATGTTGAACTCATCGGTTTTGGACAT gatttagaaaaaaaaattacGAGATATGGTTTCTTGAG TTGTGGCCATTTAAGGTTATTTCTGGCTATGATTATTGTTAATttcaaaaatgaagaaaaatgcTTTGCTGTAGAGGAAATTTCAGTAATGATTCTTACGAAGATGAAGGAGATAGCAGATAAATTTTTGGAATCAAAGGTTAAAGATGCAGTAATCATTATGCCTGCTTATTTCAATGATTCTCAGAGAAAAGCCACTAAAGACGCTGGTGCCATTGTC GATTCTAAAAGTCATGCATTTATTGCAAGACTTTTTAATGGAAATGATATATGTTTGAGCATAAACCCTGATGAGGTTGTTGCTTATGGTGAAGTTGTCCAGGCTGCATTGTTGACTGACGACATAAA GTTCAGACTTATTAAAGCATGGTGTTTTACACAAGTCCCTGAACACGAGTTAGTTGAAATGGCTGCAGATGGCctagattattccattaggaagaaacTAGACATTCAATACCTTAGGGACATGGCACAATTGGCAGATAGG AAGACATTGAAGGAAGGAAGATTGCAATTTGGCGAGAAGCCAAAAGCGTCAATGCAAGTGGATGTTGATTCATTTCAAACTAAAGAGAATCACTATACTGAACCTGTCGAGATCCTCATGATGGAAGCTACTGATGGCTTCGACATGGATGTCGAGAAAGTGGAGCAGATTCCTTCAATTGCTGATGTAGAAATATAA